From a region of the uncultured Desulfatiglans sp. genome:
- a CDS encoding conserved membrane hypothetical protein (Evidence 4 : Unknown function but conserved in other organisms), with amino-acid sequence MSTLNKRYILLLLSFFLLAYILPLGARDLVVPDETRYGEIPREMIAGGDWIAPHLNGLRYFEKPALGYWVHAGSLLLFGENNFAVRLPSALSVGLSALLIFVLARHVSRREDEDGGFAPTLAVLIFLSCFEVFGVGNTAVLDSLFSFFLTATITAFFFATESSPRSSREKGFLFLAGLSCGLSFLTKGFLGFAVPVLAVAPYLIWQRRYADLLRMSWLPILTAILVSLPWSIAIHLREPDFWRFFFWNEHIRRFIADNAQHKESFWFFFLTAPGMFAPWVFVAPAAIPGIKTRLFEQEAPSRLLKFCLCWLVLPFLFFSFSNGKLLTYIFPCFPPFAILIAFGLLHVQKKDTLSSLFQGGVVVNIVLFSLILVAFLYFQLFVFNGFRPYSQAWKVVMIVNSLVFFELFLVWALRSRTPVGKTLLLGLSPLPLFCVVHFTIPDLAREVKSPGPILEKYAQSIDNKDIVISDENSIRAVGWYLKRSDVYILEGTGELDYGLKYKDAAGRLLDMQSAYDLIQHNQGRTVLIARVKDIARWWDQLPQPAFQDRSGLEGYVLWKY; translated from the coding sequence ATGAGCACATTGAATAAACGCTACATTCTATTACTTCTGTCATTCTTTTTACTGGCGTATATTCTTCCCTTGGGTGCGCGTGATCTGGTTGTGCCGGATGAAACGCGCTATGGAGAAATTCCCCGAGAAATGATCGCCGGCGGCGACTGGATAGCACCTCACCTCAACGGTCTGCGCTACTTTGAAAAACCGGCGCTTGGCTATTGGGTTCATGCAGGCTCACTTCTGCTGTTCGGGGAAAACAACTTTGCCGTTCGTCTGCCCTCCGCACTGTCCGTGGGTTTGTCCGCCTTGTTGATATTTGTACTGGCGCGGCACGTATCCCGTCGTGAGGATGAGGATGGTGGTTTTGCGCCCACCTTGGCCGTTCTTATTTTCTTATCCTGTTTTGAGGTGTTCGGTGTGGGAAACACTGCCGTGTTGGACAGCTTGTTCTCATTTTTCCTCACGGCGACCATCACCGCTTTCTTTTTTGCTACGGAGTCATCGCCACGGTCGTCGCGGGAAAAGGGCTTCCTGTTTCTCGCCGGTCTGAGTTGCGGCCTTTCTTTTCTGACCAAGGGATTCCTTGGATTCGCCGTGCCGGTTTTGGCGGTGGCGCCTTATCTGATCTGGCAGCGTCGGTATGCCGATTTGTTACGCATGAGCTGGCTGCCGATTTTAACCGCTATTTTGGTTTCATTGCCATGGAGTATCGCAATTCACCTGCGGGAACCGGATTTCTGGCGTTTCTTTTTCTGGAACGAACATATCCGCCGGTTTATCGCCGACAATGCCCAACATAAAGAGTCTTTCTGGTTTTTCTTCCTGACGGCACCGGGCATGTTTGCCCCCTGGGTGTTTGTGGCGCCCGCAGCTATACCGGGAATAAAAACCCGATTGTTTGAACAGGAGGCGCCAAGCCGGTTGCTGAAATTTTGTCTGTGTTGGTTGGTGCTGCCATTTCTGTTTTTCTCATTTTCAAACGGGAAGCTCTTAACTTACATCTTTCCCTGTTTCCCGCCCTTTGCCATTCTCATCGCTTTTGGGTTGTTGCATGTGCAAAAGAAAGATACGCTGAGCAGCCTGTTCCAGGGCGGAGTTGTTGTCAACATCGTTCTTTTCAGCCTGATTCTAGTAGCTTTTTTATATTTTCAACTTTTTGTTTTCAACGGATTCCGACCATACAGCCAGGCATGGAAAGTCGTCATGATTGTCAATAGTTTGGTGTTTTTCGAGCTATTTCTCGTTTGGGCTCTCCGAAGCCGCACACCGGTCGGCAAGACACTCTTACTCGGTCTCTCGCCGCTTCCCTTATTTTGTGTTGTTCACTTTACCATTCCGGACTTGGCCAGAGAGGTAAAATCTCCTGGACCCATTCTGGAAAAATACGCCCAAAGCATTGACAACAAAGATATCGTCATCTCTGATGAAAATTCAATCAGGGCAGTGGGCTGGTATCTGAAACGAAGCGATGTCTACATACTCGAAGGAACAGGTGAGCTTGATTACGGGTTGAAATACAAAGATGCAGCCGGCAGATTGCTTGATATGCAATCAGCGTACGACTTGATTCAACACAACCAGGGCAGGACTGTACTGATTGCCAGGGTGAAAGATATCGCCCGATGGTGGGATCAGCTCCCCCAGCCTGCTTTCCAGGATCGAAGTGGTCTTGAAGGGTATGTTCTCTGGAAATATTGA
- a CDS encoding putative membrane protein (Evidence 3 : Putative function from multiple computational evidences) produces the protein MARYLPLIVLGVLLNASAQLALKQGMRQIGYFDFGLRNCSRIFLAVALNPFILIGLGCYVVSVAVWLLVLSRVEVSYAYPLLSIGYIFTAFAGQMFFNEGIGTTRWAGIIVICAGVWLITRSA, from the coding sequence ATGGCCAGATACCTTCCTCTTATTGTCCTAGGCGTGTTGCTCAACGCTTCGGCTCAGTTGGCCCTAAAACAGGGAATGCGCCAAATTGGCTATTTTGACTTTGGTTTGCGAAATTGCAGCCGCATTTTTTTGGCTGTGGCGTTAAACCCCTTTATATTGATCGGTCTGGGGTGTTATGTCGTTAGCGTCGCGGTCTGGCTGTTGGTACTTTCGAGGGTGGAGGTCAGCTATGCCTATCCGCTTCTTTCCATCGGCTATATCTTCACGGCTTTTGCCGGTCAAATGTTTTTCAATGAGGGAATCGGTACTACCCGCTGGGCCGGTATTATTGTCATATGCGCTGGTGTTTGGCTGATTACCCGTTCAGCATGA